The Streptomyces kanamyceticus genome window below encodes:
- a CDS encoding chaplin yields MNIAKKAALAVAVAGIAAGGSAGAAFADADANGAATQSPGVGSGNHAEVPVHVPVNVSGDSVNVIGVLNPVFGNQAVND; encoded by the coding sequence ATGAACATCGCCAAGAAGGCCGCCCTGGCCGTCGCCGTCGCCGGTATCGCCGCGGGCGGCTCCGCCGGTGCCGCGTTCGCCGACGCGGACGCCAACGGCGCGGCCACCCAGTCCCCGGGCGTCGGCTCCGGCAACCACGCCGAGGTCCCGGTGCACGTCCCCGTCAACGTGAGCGGCGACAGCGTCAACGTGATCGGTGTGCTCAACCCGGTCTTCGGCAACCAGGCCGTCAACGACTGA